A part of Halictus rubicundus isolate RS-2024b chromosome 4, iyHalRubi1_principal, whole genome shotgun sequence genomic DNA contains:
- the Ppan gene encoding brix domain-containing protein peter pan isoform X1, which produces MGRRKKGRCVKKNKQINLEENLDLVKAPHSFVIHRGLPGEHIVELTRDFRKIMEPFTAASLKERKRNTIKDFLSVASVLHVTHMCMFTKTEQGMYFKLCRLPRGPTLSFKVHSFSLARDVVSMLKKQMVFEELFKNSPLVVLNNFSGEGMQLKLIASMFQNMFPTINLTTVNLSTIRRCLCLNYNPTSKTIDLRHYAIRAVPVGLSKGVKKIVQAKIPNLSKCGDFSEFLMKGTVSESEAEDDPGSQVTLPQTLSSRGNRENTTSAIRLSELGPRLTLELIKIEDGLLDGEVLFHEYVHKSEEEKLLIKKKREEKKKLKEKRKKIQEQNKRRKEEEKQEHKEKSLKGMQKKKKESETILRKIAKESVEENTVEDDDDAQYYRDEVGEEPDKDLFQRKVGEKRPKKFAPKYKVKKSKPNES; this is translated from the exons ATGGGGCGCCGTAAAAAG GGACGTTGTGtaaaaaagaataaacaaattaatctgGAAGAAAATCTAGATTTAGTAAAGGCACCGCATTCGTTTGTCATTCATCGCGGTTTACCTGGGGAGCACATAGTGGAGCTCACTCGAGATTTCCGTAAGATTATGGAGCCATTCACAGCTGCGTCGTTGAAGGAGAGAAAACGGAACACGATCAAAGATTTCTTATCCGTCGCGAGCGTGCTTCACGTTACGCACATGTGCATGTTCACGAAAACAGAGCAAGGAATGTATTTTAAACTATGCAG GTTGCCAAGAGGACCAACGCTTTCGTTTAAAGTACATAGCTTCTCGCTAGCTCGTGATGTGGTATCTATGTTAAAAAAACAGATGGTGTTCgaagaactttttaaaaattctccACTGGtagtattaaacaattttagcGGAGAAGGTATGCAATTGAAGCTTATCGCTTCGATGTTTCAAAATATGTTCCCTACCATAAATTTAACTACA GTAAATTTAAGTACAATTCGCAGGTGTTTGTGCTTAAATTACAATCCAACCTCGAAAACGATTGATCTCAGACATTATGCTATTCGAGCAGTGCCTGTTGGTTTATCTAAAGGTGTTAAGAAGATAGTACAAGCCAAGATACCAAACTTGTCCAAATGCGGTGACTTTTCCGAGTTTCTGATGAAAGGAACTGTTTCCGAGAGCGAAGCTGAAGACGATCCTGGAAGCCAAGTCACGCTGCCACAAACGTTGTCTTCGCGTGGTAATCGTGAGAATACCACGAGTGCAATTAGATTGTCAGAATTAGGACCCAGATTAACATTGGAG TTAATTAAAATCGAAGACGGACTTCTGGATGGCGAAGTACTTTTCCACGAATATGTTCACAAATCGGAAGAAGAAAAATTGctgataaaaaagaaacgagaagaaaagaagaagttgaaggagaaaaggaaaaagattcAGGAACAAAACAAAAGACGAAAAGAAGAGGAGAAGCAGGAACACAAGGAGAAATCGTTAAAGGGtatgcagaagaagaagaaggaaagcGAAACGATATTGCGAAAGATCGCGAAAGAATCAGTTGAAGAGAACACAGTGGAAGACGACGATGATGCACAATATTATCGAGATGAAGTAGGAGAAGAACCAGACAAAG ATCTTTTTCAAAGAAAAGTTGGCGAGAAGAGGCCGAAAAAATTCGCACCTAAATACAAAGTGAAAAAATCAAAACCCAACGAATCGTGA
- the Ppan gene encoding brix domain-containing protein peter pan isoform X2 → MEPFTAASLKERKRNTIKDFLSVASVLHVTHMCMFTKTEQGMYFKLCRLPRGPTLSFKVHSFSLARDVVSMLKKQMVFEELFKNSPLVVLNNFSGEGMQLKLIASMFQNMFPTINLTTVNLSTIRRCLCLNYNPTSKTIDLRHYAIRAVPVGLSKGVKKIVQAKIPNLSKCGDFSEFLMKGTVSESEAEDDPGSQVTLPQTLSSRGNRENTTSAIRLSELGPRLTLELIKIEDGLLDGEVLFHEYVHKSEEEKLLIKKKREEKKKLKEKRKKIQEQNKRRKEEEKQEHKEKSLKGMQKKKKESETILRKIAKESVEENTVEDDDDAQYYRDEVGEEPDKDLFQRKVGEKRPKKFAPKYKVKKSKPNES, encoded by the exons ATGGAGCCATTCACAGCTGCGTCGTTGAAGGAGAGAAAACGGAACACGATCAAAGATTTCTTATCCGTCGCGAGCGTGCTTCACGTTACGCACATGTGCATGTTCACGAAAACAGAGCAAGGAATGTATTTTAAACTATGCAG GTTGCCAAGAGGACCAACGCTTTCGTTTAAAGTACATAGCTTCTCGCTAGCTCGTGATGTGGTATCTATGTTAAAAAAACAGATGGTGTTCgaagaactttttaaaaattctccACTGGtagtattaaacaattttagcGGAGAAGGTATGCAATTGAAGCTTATCGCTTCGATGTTTCAAAATATGTTCCCTACCATAAATTTAACTACA GTAAATTTAAGTACAATTCGCAGGTGTTTGTGCTTAAATTACAATCCAACCTCGAAAACGATTGATCTCAGACATTATGCTATTCGAGCAGTGCCTGTTGGTTTATCTAAAGGTGTTAAGAAGATAGTACAAGCCAAGATACCAAACTTGTCCAAATGCGGTGACTTTTCCGAGTTTCTGATGAAAGGAACTGTTTCCGAGAGCGAAGCTGAAGACGATCCTGGAAGCCAAGTCACGCTGCCACAAACGTTGTCTTCGCGTGGTAATCGTGAGAATACCACGAGTGCAATTAGATTGTCAGAATTAGGACCCAGATTAACATTGGAG TTAATTAAAATCGAAGACGGACTTCTGGATGGCGAAGTACTTTTCCACGAATATGTTCACAAATCGGAAGAAGAAAAATTGctgataaaaaagaaacgagaagaaaagaagaagttgaaggagaaaaggaaaaagattcAGGAACAAAACAAAAGACGAAAAGAAGAGGAGAAGCAGGAACACAAGGAGAAATCGTTAAAGGGtatgcagaagaagaagaaggaaagcGAAACGATATTGCGAAAGATCGCGAAAGAATCAGTTGAAGAGAACACAGTGGAAGACGACGATGATGCACAATATTATCGAGATGAAGTAGGAGAAGAACCAGACAAAG ATCTTTTTCAAAGAAAAGTTGGCGAGAAGAGGCCGAAAAAATTCGCACCTAAATACAAAGTGAAAAAATCAAAACCCAACGAATCGTGA
- the LOC143353878 gene encoding uncharacterized protein LOC143353878: protein MRFNEAISFEYVSDSSASLQSNSNSEFGNFQDTGDWVECESKSFPGRTYFFNMRTLCTTWSRPVSRDVTLPRYRERLRIYDKNFTHDIDNQPTIVSSESEDNRRLPITKSGHNLRRSPSEIIAWLYHGSDINMNRCFNDDQSDYRDSFVSDTLKVLCNEEDPRSVYKESAFYEVGDHFLTNKYEFDKIRILNGVVQNVAPTADYLEVKLSTSNDAIKTAERNGPPTNKDDDSLIVEKRTGYFSSSSENCRSAVLVPNYFAPRLPRIKSKYLLKEKLRVGRKRTVSKKKSVRKTPRKIICEMYGTKTINYDPIELDLPPGVKRTNLSDSSATSSLWREEHAKTPVDLANFQLADLGLRPYNLSSDSTTSSSCSSCTCSSTSSDTSQKSSSNTSKREEK, encoded by the exons ATGCGGTTCAATGAGGCGATCAGCTTCGAGTACGTCAGCGACTCGTCAGCTTCGTTACAAAGCAATAGCAACAGCGAATTCGGCAACTTTCAAGACACCGGCGACTGGGTCGAATGCGAATCGAAAAGTTTCCCAGGTCGGACGTATTTTTTCAACATGAGAACACTTTGTACTACATGGTCGAGACCGGTGTCGCGCGATGTGACGCTTCCACGATATCGTGAACGTCTT AGAATATACGATAAGAATTTCACGCATGACATAGACAACCAGCCGACGATCGTATCGTCGGAAAGCGAAGACAATCGTCGATTGCCGATCACCAAGAGCGGTCACAACTTACGCAGAAGTCCGAGCGAGATTATCGCTTGGCTGTATCACGGTAGCGATATAAACATGAACCGATGTTTCAACGATGATCAAAGTGATTACAGGGACAGTTTCGTCTCAGATACTCTGAAGGTTCTCTGCAACGAAGAAGATCCACGTTCCGTTTACAAAGAGTCGGCGTTCTACGAAGTCGGGGACCATTTCCTAACGAATAAATACGAATTCGACAAGATACGAATTTTGAACGGCGTCGTGCAGAATGTCGCACCCACGGCGGATTACCTTGAAGTAAAGCTCTCCACATCGAACGATGCTATAAAGACCGCGGAACGAAATGGACCGCCTACGAACAAGGATGATGATTCTCTGATCGTTGAGAAACGCACCGGGTACTTCTCCTCTTCGTCCGAAAACTGCCGCTCCGCCGTACTCGTTCCAAATTATTTCGCTCCCCGTTTGCCAAGAATCAAATCCAAGTATTTGTTGAAGGAGAAGCTTCGAGTCGGAAGGAAGAGAACGGTCTCGAAAAAGAAATCGGTCCGAAAGACACCGAGGAAAATCATTTGCGAAATGTACGGCACGAAAACAATTAATTACGACCCTATCGAGCTGGACCTGCCGCCTGGCGTTAAGAGAACGAATCTCAGCGATAGCAGCGCAACTTCCTCCTTGTGGCGCGAGGAACACGCGAAAACCCCTGTTGATCTGGCCAATTTTCAGCTTGCAGACTTAGGTTTACGTCCATACAACCTTTCGAGCGACTCGACGACTTCCTCCAGCTGCAGTTCTTGCACTTGTTCCTCCACGTCCTCCGATACAAGCCAAAAATCTTCTTCCAACACCTCCAAGAGAGAAGAAAAGTAA